The following is a genomic window from Streptomyces chrestomyceticus JCM 4735.
CGGCCACCCCTTCACCCCCGCCCAGGCCGCGCGCCTCGGCCGGGCCACCACCCTCCACTCCTGGGTCTTCAACGGCACGGCCCAGCGGCACGGCCACGACGGGACCGCGACGGTACGGCTGGCCGAGTACCTGATCCAGGTGGCCACGGCCTGGGCAGACGGTCCGGCGCGCTCGGTCTGGCTCCAGGAGGTCGGCGCGCCCGCCCCGCTCGTACCGCCCGAACACGCCGCCGCGTTCGCCACCGCCACCCTCGACAACGCCCTGACCTGCGCGGAGCTTTCCGGCATCACCTGGTGGTGCTCGCACGACGTGTCCCGCGAGCTGGCGGACTTCCCGGAGCTGGAGTACGGGCTCGGGCTGCTCACCTCGGACGGCGCGGTCAAGCCGGCGGGGCGGGCGGTGGCCGAGACCGCGGCGCGGCTGCGGGCCGGGCCGCCCCGGCCGGTACGCCGGACGACCGCGCTCGTCCTGGACGCGGGGGACGTCGGCACGGCGCCGCACCGCTCGGTGTGCGCGCCGGGCGGGGCCTTCTTCGAGGCGTGGGTCCGGCTGGCCGACCAGGGCGTACGGGCGGGAGCCGTCCTGGCGGACCGGGCGCGGGACGCCGCGTATCTGGAGGGGCGGGGGATCACGGAGGTGGTGTGGCCCTCGGACGTCAAGTGAGCGGGGACGCGGAGCGGAGCGGTACGGCCGGTACGAGCGGTACGGGCGGTACGGGCGTGGTCGCGATCGGCAGGACGAGACGTGGAGGAGGGCTCAAGCAATGGGCGCACGACATGGCGCGGGGCGGGGTCTGGGCCGAGGCGCAGAACCGGGCTCGGAACGGGACGAGGACCGGAACGCGGAGCGCCGGCCCTCCCGGCGGAAACTGATCGCCGGGGCCGCGGCGGCCGGAGCGGGCCTGGCGCTGCCGCTGACATCCGGGAGCGCGGGCGCGGTCGTACGGACGCACGCCCCCGGAGTGGCGGGACGGCCCCGAAGGACCCGAACGCACTGAAGACTCCGAAGACATCGAAGGCAGCAGGCTCCCTCCAGCCCTACGCCTCCTACTGGTTCCCCGACAGCTTCCCCGAGGGCCGCGAGCCCGACCCGGGCGCGGTCTGGCGCAGCCTGAAGAGCTGGCGTCCGCAGGACGACGCTGACCTCCCGTACAACGTCGCGACCGTCCCTCTGGCCAAACGTTTCGCCCCCGTGCCCGCCAACCCCACCGCCCGAACCGGCCAGGCCCGCATCTCGGCGCTCGTCTCCTTCGCGGGTACGGCCGGAAACCCCTCCCAGGGCAGCCCCAAAGCGGACTACTACGCCCTCAGTCACTGGGCCTACCTGGACGAACTCGTCTTCTGGGGCGGCTCCTCGGGCGAGGGTGTCATCCTCGCCCCCAACGCCCCCGTCACCGACGCCGCGCACCGCAATGGCGTGCCCGTGCTGGGCAACGTCTTCCTCCCGCCCACCGCGTACGGCGGCGAGCTGACCTGGACGCGCGAGCTGGTCCAGAAGGACGCGCTCGGCCGTTTCCCGCTGGCGGACAAGCTGATCCAGGTGGCCCGTACGTACGGATTCGACGGCTGGTTCCTCAACGGCGAGACCGACGGCGGCGACCCCGCGCTGGCCCGGCAGTTCGCCGACTTCGTGCAGGCGCTGCGCAAGGGTGCGCCCGAACTGCGCATCACCTGGTACGACGCGTTCAACGCGGACGGCCGGGTCGGCTGGCAGGGCGCGCTGAACGACAAGAACGCGATGTTCTTCCAGCGCGGCGCCGAGAAGCTGTCCGACACGGTGTTCGTGGACTTCCGGTGGAGCGCGTCCCGGCTGGCGTCGTCGGCCGCGTACGCCCGGCGGCTGGGGCGTTCGCCGTACGAGCTGTGGGCCGGGGTCGACGTCGAGGCGAGCGGCTGGGACGCGCGCGTGAACTGGGACGCCTTCGTGCCGGAGGGCCGCGACCACGTGGTGTCGTACGGGCTCTACCGGCCGGAGTGGACGCGGCGCTCCGGTGAGGCGCCCGGACCGTTCCACGCGCGCGACGACCAGTTCTGGGGCGGGCGGAACACCGACCCGTCGGCGCTCGCCGGGCCGGGCTCCTGGCGCCCGGCCGCCCGTACGGTCGCGGACCGCTCGACCGTCACGTCCGTACCGTTCGCCACTTCCTTCAACACGGGCCACGGGACGGCCTGGTACGAGGGCGGAGTACGGACCGGCGACACCGAGTGGAACCACCTCGGCCTTCAGGACCGGCTGCCGGGGCGGCGGTGGGCGCTGTGGACGGACGACGGCGGCGGAACGTTCCGGCGGCCCGCCGTCGGCTTCGACTTCGGGGCGGCGTGGCGCGGCGGCAGCAGCCTGCTCGTGGACGGCACGCTCGACCGTCCCGTGACGCTGGAGCTGTACCGGACGCGGCTCCCCCTGCGCGCCGGCACCGTCCTGGAGATCACGCACCGCGCCGACGAGGGCTCGGCAGCGGTCACCGTGGAGGCGGCCGTGGCGTACGCGGAACCCGCGGAGGCGGGCGGGCGGCCGGAGTTCCGCCGGCTGCCGGCCCGGATCGTACGGGCCCGCCGAGCCGTGGACGGTCCGGGCGGCTGGGTCACCTCGATCGTACGGATCGGGGACGCGCCCGGCCGTACCGCGTACGCGCTCGGCGTCCGGCTGAGCGCCCCCGGCGGCAGCCCCGTGCGCTGGCGGCTCGGCGCCCTCGCCGTGCACGACGGTGAGCCCGTAGCGCACAAGCCCGCAGCGCCGAGCGCCGTGCAGGTCGCCGCGTCGCGCGTCACGGGCGACGGCACGGCCGAACTGCGGCTCACCTGGAAGCCGTCGGCCAAGGCCAAGGCCGGGCCCGTACCCGTACGGCACTACGAGGTGCACCAGATCCTCCCGGACGGGCAGCGGCGCTTCCTGGGCGGGACCTGCGGCACGGCCTTCTACCTGCCCGCGCTGCGGCGTACGTCAGGCGAGCCGCGAACCCGGCCGGAAGTGCGGGCGGTCGGCGAGCTGTACACCGCGTCGGCAGCCGCGGCGGCCGTATTCACCTGGTAGGTCACCCGCCCAAGGGGCAGAAAACCCCCAGCACCCGCAGCACCCGCGCCACCGTTCCGCCCGCTCGCAGGTACCTCGCACCCACCCCACCCGCCCCACACC
Proteins encoded in this region:
- a CDS encoding endo-beta-N-acetylglucosaminidase, yielding MPANPTARTGQARISALVSFAGTAGNPSQGSPKADYYALSHWAYLDELVFWGGSSGEGVILAPNAPVTDAAHRNGVPVLGNVFLPPTAYGGELTWTRELVQKDALGRFPLADKLIQVARTYGFDGWFLNGETDGGDPALARQFADFVQALRKGAPELRITWYDAFNADGRVGWQGALNDKNAMFFQRGAEKLSDTVFVDFRWSASRLASSAAYARRLGRSPYELWAGVDVEASGWDARVNWDAFVPEGRDHVVSYGLYRPEWTRRSGEAPGPFHARDDQFWGGRNTDPSALAGPGSWRPAARTVADRSTVTSVPFATSFNTGHGTAWYEGGVRTGDTEWNHLGLQDRLPGRRWALWTDDGGGTFRRPAVGFDFGAAWRGGSSLLVDGTLDRPVTLELYRTRLPLRAGTVLEITHRADEGSAAVTVEAAVAYAEPAEAGGRPEFRRLPARIVRARRAVDGPGGWVTSIVRIGDAPGRTAYALGVRLSAPGGSPVRWRLGALAVHDGEPVAHKPAAPSAVQVAASRVTGDGTAELRLTWKPSAKAKAGPVPVRHYEVHQILPDGQRRFLGGTCGTAFYLPALRRTSGEPRTRPEVRAVGELYTASAAAAAVFTW